A window of Photobacterium toruni genomic DNA:
ATGCTTGTTGCCATTCTTCAAGCCCTAATGGATTATCTGATACGTTTTCAATACTAATATGACCGCCAGTTTCTTGGGCGAAGTGAGCGAAAGCAGTAACAATGGATTTCTTACAGATAGCATCTGCATCGCGATCATCGGTGTAATCACCACAGAATGCAGGGAATTTTCCTATGGCGCGTAAAAAACGAGTATAGGTATATTCAGGTGCCGCCATTTGAGTGAGATAATTCCACTCAGTTTCAGGAAAAACGTGCTCAACCCGTTTTACATTATCAGGATTAGTACTTAGCCCTGGAAGAATCGATTCAACGATAGAATTTGATGCGGTCACTAATGCTTGTGCCCAGACATCGTACATTGGATCCATTGTTTTTATATTTTCAGCTGTAATAATTTCGGAACGCTCAATGACGTAACCACCAATATTGTCGGGATCGGGTTGAGGTGTCATCGCATAACTATTGGCTGCGAAGATGCTGCCAATCACGAAAGATAGCGGATGTAGTTTGGCCATTGATTCATTCCCTTATTAATATAATGCACGATAGTAGCTAATAAGGTTATCGGTATGTAGCAATAATGTGCAATCATTGCGTTTTAAAAGCGTGTCAGTGTGTTTAGTTTTCGTGTAGCTCTGAACATTTTTTGCATTGAAAATGATGTTTATAGCAATTTATATGAATATCATTGTTTGAGGATAGAGAATAAGGAACTTGTAGAGAGGTAGAGTAAAAAGTCCTTATAATCAGAGAATAATAAGGACTTTACGATAATGTTAAACTAACGCACTAAAAATAGCGCTATAGACGTTTTTCGCAGTCCACGAACAATCATCGTTGATATAAAAAGTACGACTGGTACAGCAAATAGACTGGCAAAAATAGGATCAATATCTAAAACAGCAATGATATTTAAATAATAAATGACAACCAGAAGGTGGCATAGGTAAATACCCAGAACGTCTTTGCTTAATGAGTGAATGATTTTATAGTCACCTAAATTAGGTCTTGCTAATAAAACAAAGAAAATACCTAACGCCCATAATGGTGTGCCAAAAAGGGAGTCATGGAAAAATGAACCATTTTCTTGTAATGAAAGATAGTTTGCCTCACCAATAAATAAACAAAATCCAATAGTCATCATAATAATACTGTATTTAAGACTAATGCTGATATTACGACGGCGAATTTCAAATCCAAGCATGATCATGAAAGTGCTAAAAAAGGGACCATTACGTGTGAAGATTGGTGAGCTTAATTCTGTTATTTGAGCATAGCTACCTGCCATTAAACCAAAAATAAATAAAAGGGTAGCAATGGGAATAATTAAGCGAGATAACTTCAAACGCAGTAAAACGGTAATGATAGTTAAACCACTTAATAGCCCTGGAATATACCAAAGATGTACTAATCCACCTTCAAATAACGTATTTAATGGTGTTGTGAGCAGCTTTTGCCAATAGAAGGTACGCTCAGCAATATAACCCTCAGTAGTGACAAGATGAAAGTTAAACGGAAAAATAAGGTAAATAATACTCCATGACACCCACATAATGATTAATGGAGGAGCATAACGCCAAAGATAAGGAACACATTCAGTGGTTAAACGTGGCTGGATAAAATACCCCGCCATAATAAAAAATAAGGGTACAGCAAATCGACTAACTTGATTGAGCCCCATG
This region includes:
- a CDS encoding acyltransferase, with product MSQHRIASFEFGRIIATIAIIALHSQIFMQAPLFDGQPLLGMGLNQVSRFAVPLFFIMAGYFIQPRLTTECVPYLWRYAPPLIIMWVSWSIIYLIFPFNFHLVTTEGYIAERTFYWQKLLTTPLNTLFEGGLVHLWYIPGLLSGLTIITVLLRLKLSRLIIPIATLLFIFGLMAGSYAQITELSSPIFTRNGPFFSTFMIMLGFEIRRRNISISLKYSIIMMTIGFCLFIGEANYLSLQENGSFFHDSLFGTPLWALGIFFVLLARPNLGDYKIIHSLSKDVLGIYLCHLLVVIYYLNIIAVLDIDPIFASLFAVPVVLFISTMIVRGLRKTSIALFLVR